Within the Gloeobacter kilaueensis JS1 genome, the region CCGGAATTTTTTGGGGAGTCGGGGCCAGTTGGGCGCGAATTTTGCTGAGTGGTACTGGCAGTCTGTACTCGTTCCAGAGCTTTTCTGAATAAGGCGGCGGTGTCTGGCCTTCGGTGGCTGCTACTCGCTTGATGTAGAAGGTGACCTGCGCGTCGTTGACACGGCTCGCCAGGGATCTATGGACCGCTGCAGTCCGCTCTCGTAGAGGAGAGCGATTGTCCACTAATACCAGCTCCCCTTTCTGTGGTCGGCACCAGCGGCAGACCAGCAGGTGATCGCCAGGTTTCATTATTGGGCTCATCGACGCGCCTCTGACCATCGGGGCCAGGTAGAGGGGCGCTGCGTCGAACCAGTTGAGAGCAGCCACGATAGCAGGGATTGTCAGAGACAGTAAGGCTATTCGAGGCTGCGTGTAGAACCGCAGTTGCCGACAGATGTGCTGCCTGACCAGGTTCAAGAATTGGGGCATCGCATCCTCAGATCCTCGATGACGACCTGACCGCTCTCCACTCCGAAGGCGACGACGCCCATTGCAACTTTTGAGGAGCGAGGTTTCTGGACGGTGAACCAGTAGACCGGCTTGCCAGGCCAGAGAGGGGATCCCAGATGCACTTGAGCCGTCTTGCTGACCGGTAGACCGCTCATGACCTGGCGATTCTTGCCCATGAGCACCTGCAATTGGGTGGAGTAGAAGATCTTGGGTGCTTCTCGATCGCGCTGTTCGCGGGCAAGCACCGTGTACAGGTTCTGGAGTGTCTTGGCAGCAAGCCGATTCTGGCCTGAGAAGGCTGGTAGTTCGTGCAACTGAAGCAGTCCCTCCTCACGGATGCGCAACTGGTTGTCCCGCCGGCACTTGAGTTTGGCTCCTGGCAGCTCAGCCTTTGCTCCCCTCAGCAACCCCTTGGGAGTACTTACCTGCCAGCGGTCCAGCAACCATTGTCTACCGCTGCGCTCCCAGACTGCTTTCAGCACCGTGGTCGTATCACTGCCGTCGCCCATCTCGACCTCGACTCCGATCCGATCGGGACGACCGCTGGAGAGTTTCTGGCTGATTGGCTGCACGCCCCGCTCCGGCACCCACAGTGATCGCAGGCCGAGGGCGTACTCGTTGACCAACTCGTCTGCAAAGCGAGGAGTCAGCGTCTGCGTCTCCACGGCACCACCAGCATCGAGAGCGCTGACCATATCTGCCGTCCGCTCCGCGAGGCTCTCGCCAGTGGTCAGCGGTCGCCGCGTTGCCGATGCACTTCTGGGCGCGCCCGTGAGGGCAACCCAGAGACCTGCACCGACGACGAAGGCCAATCCGCTCCAGCGCAGGTAGGAGAGCAACCGTTCCTGCTGTGCTCCCTCAACTACTGCAGCGTCACTTTCGCTGATGCGCTCGAAATCGGCATCAGAAGCATTTTCCGTTCCAGGATCTGATGGTTCAGGCTGCGGCATCTCAGCGCTGCCGCTGTCTGCAGGAATCTCGCCGGTTGGTTCATCCTGCTGACTGGGCTCCTCTTCGTACATCCAGTTGGTCTGCCGGAGCG harbors:
- a CDS encoding nuclease-related domain-containing protein, whose amino-acid sequence is MGLITGLELIESGPPDEPFEALVREKLTSALQKRGIKGMLVCGARVGRATRECDLIALLETGVATIECKNATGRITGGINGLQIASQSEGNPCEQVLEQVNGLKESIASTLQPEQEVFVHGILVFPNSADLSELSGASGLRVNCHAGERSTGVIVCNLSHLEEVLVQLGDALTASFVAMAKATIFNCLSTAEERELVSREPVAFGRQGELVWSQQALRQTNWMYEEEPSQQDEPTGEIPADSGSAEMPQPEPSDPGTENASDADFERISESDAAVVEGAQQERLLSYLRWSGLAFVVGAGLWVALTGAPRSASATRRPLTTGESLAERTADMVSALDAGGAVETQTLTPRFADELVNEYALGLRSLWVPERGVQPISQKLSSGRPDRIGVEVEMGDGSDTTTVLKAVWERSGRQWLLDRWQVSTPKGLLRGAKAELPGAKLKCRRDNQLRIREEGLLQLHELPAFSGQNRLAAKTLQNLYTVLAREQRDREAPKIFYSTQLQVLMGKNRQVMSGLPVSKTAQVHLGSPLWPGKPVYWFTVQKPRSSKVAMGVVAFGVESGQVVIEDLRMRCPNS
- the lepB gene encoding signal peptidase I; translated protein: MPQFLNLVRQHICRQLRFYTQPRIALLSLTIPAIVAALNWFDAAPLYLAPMVRGASMSPIMKPGDHLLVCRWCRPQKGELVLVDNRSPLRERTAAVHRSLASRVNDAQVTFYIKRVAATEGQTPPPYSEKLWNEYRLPVPLSKIRAQLAPTPQKIPAGYVWLLGSNVNSIDSRFWGAVPLNLCKGTVLLVIPTHLSVL